A stretch of Physeter macrocephalus isolate SW-GA chromosome 1, ASM283717v5, whole genome shotgun sequence DNA encodes these proteins:
- the GPR87 gene encoding G-protein coupled receptor 87 isoform X1 codes for MGLNLTLAKLPDNELHGPGNHTPSNTSDGPGKNTTINNEFDTVVLPGLYLVIFVASILLNGLAVWIFFHIRNKTSFIFYLKNIVVADLIMTLTFPFRIVHDAGFGPWYFKFILCRYTSVLFYANMYTSIVFLGLISIDRYLKVVKPFGDSRMYSITFTKILSIGVWVLMALLSLPNIILTNGQPTRENIHECMKLKSPLGVKWHKAIIYVNSCLFVVVLAMLIGCYIAISRYIHKSSRQFISQSSRKRKHNQSIRVVVAVFFTCFLPYHLCRIPFTFSHLDRLLDESAHKILYYCKEMTLFLSACNVCLDPIIYFFMCRSFSRRLFKKSNIRTRSESIRSLQSVRRSEVRIYYDYTDV; via the coding sequence ATAATGAGCTGCACGGTCCAGGGAATCACACCCCAAGTAACACAAGCGATGGACCCGGAAAGAACACCACCATTAACAACGAATTTGACACTGTCGTCTTGCCTGGGCTTTACCTCGTTATATTTGTGGCAAGCATCTTGCTGAATGGTCTAGCAGTGTGGATCTTCTTCCACATTAGGAATAAAACCAGCTTCATATTTTATCTCAAGAACATAGTGGTTGCTGACCTCATAATGACGCTGACATTTCCATTTCGAATAGTCCACGATGCAGGATTTGGACCTTGGTACTTCAAGTTTATCCTCTGCAGATACACTTCGGTTTTATTTTACGCCAACATGTATACTTCCATCGTGTTTCTTGGGCTGATAAGCATCGATCGCTACCTGAAGGTGGTCAAGCCATTTGGCGACTCTCGCATGTACAGCATAACCTTTACAAAGATTTTATCTATTGGTGTCTGGGTGCTCATGGCTCTTCTGTCCTTGCCAAACATCATTCTAACAAATGGTCAACCAACCAGGGAAAATATTCATGAGTGCATGAAACTTAAGAGCCCTCTGGGAGTGAAATGGCATAAGGCCATCATTTATGTCAACAGCTGCTTGTTCGTGGTTGTGCTAGCAATGCTGATAGGATGTTACATAGCCATATCCAGGTACATCCACAAATCCAGCAGGCAATTCATAAGCCAGTCAAGCCGAAAGCGAAAACATAACCAGAGCATTAGAGTGGTCGTGGCTGTGTTTTTCACCTGTTTTCTACCCTATCACTTGTGCaggattccttttacttttagTCACTTGGACAGACTTTTAGATGAATCGGCACACAAAATCCTATATTACTGCAAAGAAATGACACTTTTCCTGTCTGCGTGCAACGTGTGCCTGGATccaataatttacttttttatgtgtCGCTCATTTTCAAGAAGGCTGTTCAAGAAATCAAATATCAGAACAAGGAGTGAAAGCATCCGATCACTGCAAAGTGTCAGAAGATCAGAGGTCCGCATATACTATGATTATACTGATGTGTAG
- the GPR87 gene encoding G-protein coupled receptor 87 isoform X2 produces the protein MKDNELHGPGNHTPSNTSDGPGKNTTINNEFDTVVLPGLYLVIFVASILLNGLAVWIFFHIRNKTSFIFYLKNIVVADLIMTLTFPFRIVHDAGFGPWYFKFILCRYTSVLFYANMYTSIVFLGLISIDRYLKVVKPFGDSRMYSITFTKILSIGVWVLMALLSLPNIILTNGQPTRENIHECMKLKSPLGVKWHKAIIYVNSCLFVVVLAMLIGCYIAISRYIHKSSRQFISQSSRKRKHNQSIRVVVAVFFTCFLPYHLCRIPFTFSHLDRLLDESAHKILYYCKEMTLFLSACNVCLDPIIYFFMCRSFSRRLFKKSNIRTRSESIRSLQSVRRSEVRIYYDYTDV, from the coding sequence ATAATGAGCTGCACGGTCCAGGGAATCACACCCCAAGTAACACAAGCGATGGACCCGGAAAGAACACCACCATTAACAACGAATTTGACACTGTCGTCTTGCCTGGGCTTTACCTCGTTATATTTGTGGCAAGCATCTTGCTGAATGGTCTAGCAGTGTGGATCTTCTTCCACATTAGGAATAAAACCAGCTTCATATTTTATCTCAAGAACATAGTGGTTGCTGACCTCATAATGACGCTGACATTTCCATTTCGAATAGTCCACGATGCAGGATTTGGACCTTGGTACTTCAAGTTTATCCTCTGCAGATACACTTCGGTTTTATTTTACGCCAACATGTATACTTCCATCGTGTTTCTTGGGCTGATAAGCATCGATCGCTACCTGAAGGTGGTCAAGCCATTTGGCGACTCTCGCATGTACAGCATAACCTTTACAAAGATTTTATCTATTGGTGTCTGGGTGCTCATGGCTCTTCTGTCCTTGCCAAACATCATTCTAACAAATGGTCAACCAACCAGGGAAAATATTCATGAGTGCATGAAACTTAAGAGCCCTCTGGGAGTGAAATGGCATAAGGCCATCATTTATGTCAACAGCTGCTTGTTCGTGGTTGTGCTAGCAATGCTGATAGGATGTTACATAGCCATATCCAGGTACATCCACAAATCCAGCAGGCAATTCATAAGCCAGTCAAGCCGAAAGCGAAAACATAACCAGAGCATTAGAGTGGTCGTGGCTGTGTTTTTCACCTGTTTTCTACCCTATCACTTGTGCaggattccttttacttttagTCACTTGGACAGACTTTTAGATGAATCGGCACACAAAATCCTATATTACTGCAAAGAAATGACACTTTTCCTGTCTGCGTGCAACGTGTGCCTGGATccaataatttacttttttatgtgtCGCTCATTTTCAAGAAGGCTGTTCAAGAAATCAAATATCAGAACAAGGAGTGAAAGCATCCGATCACTGCAAAGTGTCAGAAGATCAGAGGTCCGCATATACTATGATTATACTGATGTGTAG